One Myxococcaceae bacterium JPH2 DNA segment encodes these proteins:
- a CDS encoding metallophosphoesterase family protein: MRIAVISDLHLGRHDTVDPFGHDDSVFLRFLRFLESNFERIVLLGDIYETLTARAPRRQEAELAAARAAHPELVRRFAGPQYHYIHGNHDLVAGRVLGAPEELLLEANGVRMLFTHGHRHDWVIRKARWISEASVWAGAWLKRLQLRAMFRALQAVDLRLSGALPDPTRCTFQRWAIERAHQREADIVVTGHTHLGLRVEHGDRLFLNSGTCSEGQFSFLSLDTRDGQYGLHTSWAW, translated from the coding sequence ATGCGCATCGCGGTGATCTCGGACCTCCATCTCGGCCGCCACGACACGGTGGACCCCTTCGGGCACGACGACTCCGTGTTCCTCCGCTTCCTGCGCTTCTTGGAGAGCAACTTCGAGCGCATCGTGCTGTTGGGGGACATCTACGAGACGCTGACCGCTCGGGCCCCGCGCCGGCAGGAGGCAGAGCTGGCGGCCGCGCGGGCGGCGCACCCCGAGCTGGTGCGGCGCTTCGCGGGCCCGCAGTACCACTACATCCACGGCAACCACGACCTGGTGGCGGGCCGCGTGCTCGGCGCTCCGGAGGAGCTGCTCCTCGAAGCGAACGGCGTGCGGATGCTGTTCACCCACGGGCACCGCCACGACTGGGTCATCCGCAAGGCGCGGTGGATCTCCGAGGCCTCGGTGTGGGCGGGGGCGTGGCTGAAACGGCTGCAACTGCGCGCCATGTTCCGCGCGCTCCAAGCGGTGGACCTGCGCCTGAGCGGCGCGCTGCCGGACCCAACGCGCTGCACGTTTCAGCGCTGGGCCATCGAGCGCGCGCACCAGCGCGAGGCGGACATCGTCGTCACCGGGCACACGCACCTGGGCCTGCGCGTGGAGCATGGAGACCGCCTCTTCCTCAACAGCGGCACCTGCTCGGAGGGACAGTTCTCGTTCCTCAGCCTCGACACGCGCGATGGCCAGTACGGCCTCCACACGTCGTGGGCGTGGTAG
- a CDS encoding PTS sugar transporter subunit IIA, with product MVGLVIASHGRLAEELVATAEQIVGKLPAVATCNIEPGTSVEDLRVKMKDAVRRVDEGDGVILMADLFGGTPCKESLMMCQRMNLEVLAGVNLPMLLKANSLRSEQLSLPEMANQLASYGQRNITCASALLREAQQQPRT from the coding sequence ATGGTCGGCCTCGTCATCGCATCGCACGGGCGTCTCGCGGAGGAGCTGGTGGCCACCGCCGAACAGATCGTGGGCAAGTTGCCCGCGGTGGCAACCTGCAACATCGAGCCGGGCACGTCCGTCGAGGACCTGCGGGTGAAGATGAAGGACGCGGTGCGCCGCGTGGACGAGGGGGACGGCGTCATCCTGATGGCCGACCTCTTCGGAGGTACGCCCTGTAAGGAGTCGCTGATGATGTGTCAGCGGATGAACCTGGAGGTGCTGGCGGGCGTCAACCTCCCCATGCTCCTCAAGGCCAACTCCCTTCGCTCCGAGCAGCTCTCCCTCCCGGAAATGGCCAACCAGCTGGCTTCCTACGGCCAGCGCAACATCACCTGTGCATCCGCCCTGCTTCGCGAGGCCCAACAGCAGCCGCGAACTTGA
- a CDS encoding SPFH domain-containing protein produces MVLGYMKAAPTTYVMHFQAGKVRREGAGLSFLYWKPSATLVTVPLASADVPFAFNEVTRDFQAVTLQGQLTYRVAEPRKLAALLDYSLGPTGRHRSEDPEKLPERLVQVAQVRARTVVQSLLLREVLVRSASIEAQVLAALAESESVRALGVEVMGFSLLSAQPTPEMARALEADAREGLQRQADEAIYARRNAAVEQERRIRESELATDLAVEERQRQIREARMSADIAVEEQRSALMERWSQNERQAADAQAYALEKRLAPVRGMDWKTLMATSASGSDPGTNIALAFREMAENAQRIGELNVSPDLLQALLTPGTAGKGRRTEGAPAGRER; encoded by the coding sequence ATGGTCCTGGGCTACATGAAGGCGGCGCCGACGACGTACGTGATGCACTTCCAGGCGGGGAAGGTGCGGCGGGAGGGGGCGGGCCTGTCGTTCCTGTACTGGAAGCCGTCGGCCACGTTGGTGACGGTGCCGTTGGCGAGCGCGGACGTGCCGTTCGCGTTCAACGAAGTGACGCGGGACTTCCAGGCGGTGACGTTGCAGGGGCAGCTCACGTACCGGGTGGCGGAGCCGCGCAAGCTGGCGGCGCTGCTGGACTACTCACTGGGGCCCACGGGGCGTCATCGCTCGGAGGACCCGGAGAAGCTGCCGGAGCGGCTGGTGCAGGTGGCCCAGGTGCGGGCGCGCACGGTGGTGCAGTCGCTGCTGCTGCGAGAGGTGCTGGTGCGCTCGGCGTCCATCGAGGCGCAGGTGCTCGCGGCGCTGGCGGAGTCCGAGTCCGTGCGAGCGTTGGGCGTGGAGGTGATGGGGTTCTCGCTCCTGTCCGCGCAGCCGACGCCGGAGATGGCGCGAGCGCTGGAGGCCGACGCGCGCGAGGGCCTGCAGCGACAGGCGGATGAGGCCATCTATGCGCGGCGCAACGCGGCGGTGGAGCAGGAGCGCCGCATCCGCGAGAGCGAGCTGGCCACGGATTTGGCGGTGGAGGAGCGCCAGCGGCAGATTCGCGAGGCGCGCATGTCGGCGGACATCGCGGTGGAGGAGCAGCGCTCGGCGCTGATGGAGCGCTGGAGCCAGAACGAGCGGCAGGCGGCGGACGCCCAGGCCTACGCGCTGGAGAAGCGCCTGGCGCCGGTGCGCGGCATGGACTGGAAGACGCTGATGGCCACGTCGGCCAGCGGCAGCGACCCGGGGACGAACATCGCGCTGGCCTTCCGCGAGATGGCGGAGAACGCGCAGCGCATCGGCGAACTCAACGTGTCGCCCGACTTGCTCCAGGCGCTGCTGACGCCGGGCACGGCGGGGAAGGGCCGGCGCACGGAAGGCGCTCCGGCGGGCCGCGAACGCTAG
- a CDS encoding NAD+ kinase, with product MFEKVVLVTRKTRLADLVVRFNTRKQAKFYVERAGQDFADFEAEDAAYRRAVEALRGALELGLPVQQVDRALVPTFLFTGKEVVVTLGQDGLVANVAKYVGEQPLVGVNPDPERFDGVLLPFLPNKARGAVARVLEDTASYRRVRLAEAVLGDGQRLRAFNDLFIGARTHVSARYQLQHAGKRESQSSSGVLVSTGAGASGWLSSVFTLARSLTAQTGGVPGTPWKLTWEAPRLAFVVREPFISRHSSADIVGGIVTTQQELVLESRMPQGGVIFGDGMEDDFLAFGAGATARIRPSDACARLVAA from the coding sequence ATGTTCGAGAAGGTGGTGCTCGTCACGCGCAAGACGCGGCTGGCGGACCTGGTGGTGCGCTTCAACACGCGCAAGCAGGCGAAGTTCTACGTGGAGCGCGCGGGGCAGGACTTCGCGGACTTCGAGGCGGAGGACGCCGCCTACCGCCGCGCGGTGGAGGCGCTGCGCGGCGCGCTGGAGCTGGGCTTGCCCGTGCAGCAGGTGGACCGCGCGCTGGTGCCCACCTTCCTCTTCACGGGCAAGGAAGTGGTGGTGACGCTGGGGCAGGACGGGCTGGTGGCGAACGTGGCGAAGTACGTGGGGGAGCAGCCGCTCGTGGGCGTGAACCCGGATCCCGAGCGCTTCGACGGCGTGCTGTTGCCCTTCCTCCCGAACAAGGCGCGCGGCGCGGTGGCTCGCGTGCTCGAGGACACGGCGAGCTACCGTCGGGTGCGGTTGGCGGAAGCGGTGCTGGGAGACGGGCAGCGGCTGCGCGCGTTCAACGACTTGTTCATCGGCGCGCGGACGCACGTATCGGCGCGCTACCAGCTCCAGCACGCAGGGAAGCGCGAGTCCCAGTCCTCCAGCGGCGTGCTCGTGTCCACGGGCGCGGGCGCGAGCGGCTGGCTGTCCTCGGTCTTCACGTTGGCGCGGAGCCTCACCGCTCAAACAGGGGGCGTGCCGGGGACGCCGTGGAAGTTGACGTGGGAGGCGCCCCGGCTGGCGTTCGTGGTGCGCGAGCCCTTCATCAGCCGCCACTCCAGCGCGGACATCGTGGGCGGCATCGTCACGACCCAGCAGGAGCTGGTGCTCGAGTCGCGCATGCCGCAAGGGGGCGTCATCTTCGGCGACGGCATGGAGGACGACTTCCTCGCCTTCGGCGCGGGCGCCACCGCTCGCATCCGTCCCTCGGACGCGTGCGCGCGGCTGGTGGCGGCTTGA